From Acetobacter sp.:
GATCACTCTGTCTGGAAAGAGCGCGCCTTAACAGCGCCGAGATGCTCGGCCTTGCAGCCCTCATTGGCCTTTGCCTGTCGTCTCAAACGGTTCCAGGCCAGATCGAGGTTGGTAAAATCAATATTGGGAGCGTTTTCTGGACGTTTCTGTAGTTCAGACTTCAGTCCGCGCAGGCGGATAACCTGCTTGTGGATGAACAGACTCGTTCGGGCATCACCTGCCAGCACGACACGGGAGAAGACATTCTTCTGTAGTCCTGAAACATACTGCACAACGCAGATATGGCGGTAATTCTGACGAAAGGGATTCTGAAAGAGGTAATACTTCCTGCTGCCGAACTTTCTGAAACTCTGTTTCCATCTGTCTGGGTTAGCTGTGCCCGAAATAAATCCTCCGTAGGTCTTGGTTTCAATGACGACGATGCCCCACTGCATTTTGACCAGATGGTCTATCTGCGTGAGTTCGCCCAGTTCGTCTCGGAGGTAAACATTGGAGAGGTAGGGACGCCCCAGCGCTTGCAGAACGCGGTTGACCCGTCTTTCTCCTTCCTGACCTTTTGCAATGGCCTGTTCATTTTCGAAGGCATCGGAGACTGCCGCGATGACGGCTTCCGCAGGAGGTTCGTCATCGCTGAGATCGGCGACAAGGTCTCCATCCGGTTCGGGAGGTGGCGGAGGCGGGTAGGCAGCCGGAGTCTTGGTGGAGGTAAATGTTTCTCTGTTTGCGGGTGGTCTTGCTGACGGCTTCGTCAGTAGTTTGTAGGCAATGAAGCCTGTCAGCAGGATAAATCCCACTTCTACAATCTGGTGAAAATATTGGAATATGATATAAATTAAGATTATTGATGCTATAAAAATCGGCATATATCACCAGAAAGATTATAATTTTCCGGTAAATATTATATTTTCAATGGATGGGCAACAAAGCGGGGGAGCGCGACGGAACAACTCATGGGGAACTGTTCCGTTCAGAAATGATCGTTACCTTAATACCGATAAAAAATACTCCCGCTTCTTTTGATGATTTTCCGCTCTTTTATCGTCCATAATCTTCATGCACCGTGTCCAAATCCGCAAAGCGCGTGTACTGGCCTTCGAAGTAAAGCTGTACGGTGCCTGTCGGTCCATGACGCTGCTTTTCAAGAATCAGTTCCGCCTTGTTGTGGACCAGTTCCATCTTGCGACCCCAGTCTTCAAGAGCGGCCTGATATTTATCAGACGAGTCATAAGCCGTTTCTTTCGGCTCACGCTGCTGAAGGTAATATTCGTCACGATAGACAAACATCACGGCGTCGGCGTCCTGCTCGATCGAGCCTGATTCACGCAGATCGGAGAGCATCGGACGCTTGTCCTCACGGCTTTCCACCTGACGGGAGAGCTGGGACAGGGCGATGACCGGCACTTCCAGTTCCTTGGCGATGGCTTTCAGGCCCTGCGTGATCATCGAGATTTCGAGCACGCGGTTGTCCGGTCGCGTGCCGACGGCGGGCCGCATGAGCTGGAGATAATCCACGACGACGAGGCTTAGCCCCTTGGTCCGTTTCAGACGACGGCAACGCGTCCGCATGGCGGAGAGGGAAATGGCGGGGGTGTCGTCGATCACCAGTGGAAGCTGGGTCAGTTCGCGGCTGACGCGCACAAACCGGTCGAACTCCTTCTGCCCGATATCGCCACGACGGATGCGCTCACCGGAGACCTCGGCCTGCTCGGAGAGAATACGTGTTGCGAGCTGTTCGGACGACATTTCGAGCGAGAAGATCGCGACGGCACCGTCCGGCTGCACGCCTTCGCCCTTGTCGCGGGCAGCGTTAAGCAGGGCGCGGGCGGCGGAGAAAGCGATCTTGGTGGCGAGCGCGGTCTTGCCCATGGCGGGACGGCCGGCGAGGATCAGCAGATCGGACGGATGCAGGCCGCCGGTCTTCTTGTCGAAGTCGCGCAGGCCGGAGGTAAGGCCGGACACATCGCCTTCGTTGCGAAAGGCTTTTTCGGCGGTTTCGATGGCGGAGGCGAGCGCCCGGTCGAAGCCGGTGAAGCCGCCATCCTGCCCCTTGTCGGTGGCCAGCCGGAAAAGCTGCTCCTCACCGGCGGCGATCTGGTCCTGCCCGTCAAGGTCATTGCTGCCAAAGGCGCTGTTGACGATCGTCTCGCCGATATCGATCAACTGACGCCGAATCCACGCGTCCTGAATCGCCCTGCCATAGTCGCCGGCGTTGATGATGCCGACCGTCGCCGTCAGCAGTCGGGCGAGGTAGGGAAGGCCGCCGACTTCATCCAGAATCCCGGAATTTTCCAGCGTGGCGCGGAGCGTGACCGGATCGGCCAGCATCCCGGCCTCGATGCGCTTGGCGATGGCGTCATAGATCGCGCCGTTCACCCTATTGGCGAAGTGGGCGCCGGTCAGGAAGTCCGAGACGCGGTCATAGGCCTTGTTGTTGGTCAGCAGCGCGCCAAGGAGCGCCTGTTCGGCGTCCACATTGGACGGCGGCTGACGCAGAGAGACGCCGAGGAGTGAGCCGTCAGCGGTCGGAGTGGGTGTGGTGGGAGAGTCGGTCATTGTCACCCGTCCTGTTTATCATTCATGGCCGGACGCGGACAGTCCTGACTTGCTGGCGGATAAGGCCGTGTGGTTTTTCAGACAACAGTGTGCGTGCTCCGATTGGATATCCATTTTTCCATAAGTGGGTAATTGGTGGAGTTGTGCCGCTAAATCGCTCTGGGTTTCAGGACGGAGCGAATAAGGCTGGTCGGCCTCAGTGAGGTTTTTTACAGCTTACGATAAAAGTTTTCCTGAATATATTTATGGAAATTTGAAATACACCTTCATGGCGAACTGTTGCAAAAAAGTATCAGTATGTTAAGGAATGCATTTCCTCTTGTTGCAAATAATTCGCAATATCGTTAGTTGGTGGGCTGTCGTCCTTGGATATTAAAGAGAGGCCACAGGTGAGTGATTTGATCCGCGCATATATGAAGCCGCTTTCCATGGTAGGAACTTTGTTGATTACAACTCAGGCTTACGGTTCGGATACGGGAGCGCATAAAGACGACAAGGGGCGCAAACGCTCTGGGAAATCACAGGACTCGACGGTTCCAGAAGCAGGAAAACTGACTAAAGTCGGAGCCGTGCTTGATGGCCGCGTCATGGCTCATGGTGATGAACAACTGACTGTGACCGGTCATGGTTTCAACACAATGCATGCGTCAGTTGGCCTCTCGCGTATGCCTCAGGATGTGATGCATACGCCTCAGAACATAAACGTGGTCCCTCAGGCTCTGATGCAGCAGCAGAATGTCAAATCGCTTGATGAGGCGCTCCGGAATGTACCTGGCGTGACGGCTTCGATTGGTGAAGGCGCGGGGGGCATGAACGGCGATCAGTTTCTGATCCGTGGTTTTCAGGCGCAGAACGATATCTACGAAGACGGGCTTCGTGATTTTGGTGTTTATTCAAGAGACTCTTTCAATTTCGAATCGGTGTCCGTGATAAAGGGACCTTCTTCTGAAGTTTTCGGAAACGGGACAACGGGCGGCGCCATCAACATGGTGACCAAGACGCCCGGTCTCGATAATCATTACCGGGCGGAATTCAATGGTGGCTCAGGCAGCTATTATCGAGGCACTCTGGATGTGAACCAGCGGCTCGACGCCACAACGGCCTTCCGAATTACCGGCATGGGCGATGAGCATAATATCGTAGGCCGTGATTATATCTATTCGCATCGTTGGGGTATTGCGCCGTCGATTGCGTTTGGTCTGGGGTCACGTGCGACACTGGTGTTGCAATACATGCACCAGCAGGAAAACTCTGTTCCCGATTTTGGCGTGCCTGTCGTGAAAAAGCCGGGATCTACAGTCGGAAAACCTATTACGGAATACGGTATCCGTCGGACGAACTGGTACGGCACTGACAGCGATCAGAATTCGACAAATGACAACATGGAAACAGCACGTTTCACCTACAAGGTTAACGACAACATCACGGTTTATAACGATTTGCGTGGCGGCGAATATTATCGGACTTTTGCTGCCTCCAAGGCGACCTGTGACGCCACCTGCGTCAATAACTACTTTCTGGGCGACCCTTCGGATGCACTGGTGGCCCGTTCAGGGCCATCTGGCGCCGGGAACGGAAAAGGAGGCGGAACATATTTCGCGCCATTGCCGTATCAGCAGAGAAGCTGGTCGGTACAGAACGTGGCGTCCGTGGTCGCCAATTTCAACACCAGTTTTCTAAAACATCAGCTTGTGGCTGGTTTCGATATCGAACGTGTGAATGACGTACGGGCCCAGTCGACCTATCTGAACCCCAAAGCCTATGCCAGTTTGGTCAATCCCAATCCACATGTCGGCAATTTGAATATGGTGTCCGGCGATGCCAATCCGGCCGGTCTGGTGGCGCTGGGATCGCTTGGTGCGAAAGCCGACAGCAGTGGTTATGGATTTGATACGGGCCTCTTCCTGTTCGATCAGATATGGTTCACAAAATGGTTGTCAATAAAAGGAGGTTTCCGGTGGGATCGGTGGCAGACAAGTTATAATCTCAAGGGTGGTGATGTCGCGACCAACCCTGACCAGCACTTTCATGATACGACCGGTGTTTTCAATCCTAATGTTAGCCTGATGCTTACACCTGATGATCATCAGATGTATTATTTCACATGGTCCAGTTCGACCACGCCGATGGGTATGTATGTTACCAATGGGTCGGTTCCGATCCGTCCCGGAACAAATTCTTTTGCCAGTCCTGAAAAATCCCAGCTTTATGAAGTGGGCGCGAAATACAGCCTGCTGAATGGTCGCATGGGTGTGACGGGCTCCCTGTTCCGTCTGGAAAAAGGAAATGCCCTGAATGCTGATCCTGTTACCGGAACTATTGAGGGTTCATCGGATCGTCAGAGGAATCAGGGACTGGAGCTTTCCGTCGGCGGTATCATTCTGCCGGGATGGAATATCTCTGCAACCTATGCTCTTTACGATAGTTCGACCACATATTCTGCAACGGCTGCCAATCGTGGCAAGAATATCCAGTATGTTCCGCATAATCAGGCGACGTTGTGGACAGCTTATGCCGCCTTCCCGAATACGCCTTACAATTTCACGGTCGGTGGTGGTGTGACATGGCGTCAGCGTGTGTGGCTTGATGCCGCTAACACATATCGTGTGCCATCAAATCTGGACTTCAGCGCGATGGTCTCGCACCGCTTTGATCAGCATTGGAAACTATCAATGAATGGTTATAATCTTGCCAACCGTCTGAATTACCAGAGTCTTTTCTCCAACCGTGCCACGCCTGCGGCTGGGCGGATGTTCATGGGTGAAGTCAGCTTCGCTTACTGAAAACTTTACGGCGAAGTCTTCAGGACGATGGAACGCATGAGGGTTCCGGTCGTCCTGAAATGTCCTTCTGCTTCTGTCCATGATAATCTGCCGCTCAGGTCTAAAAGACAGGATTATTGGACAGATGTCTCTCCATTCATGGTGGCTTTTTGTCGCAACGGTTTTCCTGCTTTCAGGAACACCGGGTCCCAACATGCTGCACATCATGACCCGCAGCCTCGAAGTCGGGTTACAGCGCAGTGT
This genomic window contains:
- a CDS encoding TonB-dependent receptor produces the protein MAHGDEQLTVTGHGFNTMHASVGLSRMPQDVMHTPQNINVVPQALMQQQNVKSLDEALRNVPGVTASIGEGAGGMNGDQFLIRGFQAQNDIYEDGLRDFGVYSRDSFNFESVSVIKGPSSEVFGNGTTGGAINMVTKTPGLDNHYRAEFNGGSGSYYRGTLDVNQRLDATTAFRITGMGDEHNIVGRDYIYSHRWGIAPSIAFGLGSRATLVLQYMHQQENSVPDFGVPVVKKPGSTVGKPITEYGIRRTNWYGTDSDQNSTNDNMETARFTYKVNDNITVYNDLRGGEYYRTFAASKATCDATCVNNYFLGDPSDALVARSGPSGAGNGKGGGTYFAPLPYQQRSWSVQNVASVVANFNTSFLKHQLVAGFDIERVNDVRAQSTYLNPKAYASLVNPNPHVGNLNMVSGDANPAGLVALGSLGAKADSSGYGFDTGLFLFDQIWFTKWLSIKGGFRWDRWQTSYNLKGGDVATNPDQHFHDTTGVFNPNVSLMLTPDDHQMYYFTWSSSTTPMGMYVTNGSVPIRPGTNSFASPEKSQLYEVGAKYSLLNGRMGVTGSLFRLEKGNALNADPVTGTIEGSSDRQRNQGLELSVGGIILPGWNISATYALYDSSTTYSATAANRGKNIQYVPHNQATLWTAYAAFPNTPYNFTVGGGVTWRQRVWLDAANTYRVPSNLDFSAMVSHRFDQHWKLSMNGYNLANRLNYQSLFSNRATPAAGRMFMGEVSFAY
- a CDS encoding replicative DNA helicase; translated protein: MTDSPTTPTPTADGSLLGVSLRQPPSNVDAEQALLGALLTNNKAYDRVSDFLTGAHFANRVNGAIYDAIAKRIEAGMLADPVTLRATLENSGILDEVGGLPYLARLLTATVGIINAGDYGRAIQDAWIRRQLIDIGETIVNSAFGSNDLDGQDQIAAGEEQLFRLATDKGQDGGFTGFDRALASAIETAEKAFRNEGDVSGLTSGLRDFDKKTGGLHPSDLLILAGRPAMGKTALATKIAFSAARALLNAARDKGEGVQPDGAVAIFSLEMSSEQLATRILSEQAEVSGERIRRGDIGQKEFDRFVRVSRELTQLPLVIDDTPAISLSAMRTRCRRLKRTKGLSLVVVDYLQLMRPAVGTRPDNRVLEISMITQGLKAIAKELEVPVIALSQLSRQVESREDKRPMLSDLRESGSIEQDADAVMFVYRDEYYLQQREPKETAYDSSDKYQAALEDWGRKMELVHNKAELILEKQRHGPTGTVQLYFEGQYTRFADLDTVHEDYGR
- a CDS encoding nuclease-related domain-containing protein yields the protein MGFILLTGFIAYKLLTKPSARPPANRETFTSTKTPAAYPPPPPPEPDGDLVADLSDDEPPAEAVIAAVSDAFENEQAIAKGQEGERRVNRVLQALGRPYLSNVYLRDELGELTQIDHLVKMQWGIVVIETKTYGGFISGTANPDRWKQSFRKFGSRKYYLFQNPFRQNYRHICVVQYVSGLQKNVFSRVVLAGDARTSLFIHKQVIRLRGLKSELQKRPENAPNIDFTNLDLAWNRLRRQAKANEGCKAEHLGAVKARSFQTE